TGTCTCTGCATATTCGACCCCATCAGAGCTCTGTTTGCATCATCGTTTTCTAAAAAAGGAATTAAAGAAGCTGACACACTTGTCAACTGAGTTGGAGAAATATCCATCAATTCTATATCCTCTCGTTTTACCATTGTAAATTCTCCAGCTACACGGCAGGTTACAAGAGCATTAACAAATTTAGCATTTTCATCTAAAGGGGCATTTGCCTGAGCAATAGGATGTTCTTTTTCTTCAAACGCCGATAGTGTACGAACTTCATTAGTAACCATAATATTATCCACCACTCTATAGGGCGTTTCAATAAATCCAAAATCATTTACTTTTGCATACGTACTCAACGAAACTATCAATCCAATATTAGGACCCTCCGGAGTTTCTATAGGACAAATCCTTCCATAATGAGAAGGATGGACATCTCTGACTTCAAAACCAGCTCTATCTCGCGTTAATCCACCAGGACCTAACGCGCTAAGCCTTCTTTTATGAGTAGTTTCAGAAAGAGGATTCGTTTGATCCATGAATTGAGACAACTGACTTGTTCCAAAAAATTCTTTTACAACAGCAGAGACAGGCTTAGGATTAACTAAATCGTGAGGCATTAAAGCTTCAACTTCCTGCAAGCTCATCCTTTCTTTTATAGCTCTTTCCATACGAACTAGCCCAATTCTATATTGATTCTCTAATAGTTCACCGACAGCTCTAACACGCCTATTTCCCAAATGATCAATGTCATCAACTGTTCCTTGATTATCCCTTAATTCAACAAGGGTTTTTGTAGTTAAAAGTATATCTTCTTTTCTTAAGGTGTTAACATTTAAAGGCCCCTTTATTCCCAAACGATGATTTATTTTTAGGCGCCCCACTCCTGATAAATCATAATAAGCTGTTTTAAAAAAAAGGTGGTCAATATATTCTTGCGCAATTTCATGGGTAGCTGGATTTCCTGGTCGTAATCTTCGATAAATATCTATCAATGCTTCGATTTTAGTATTAATTTTATCTACCAAGAGCGTTTTTCGTATTGAATCACTTGTAAGAGCTTCATCGATAAATAATATATCGAATTCATTTATATTTAAAGATTTAAATTTTTCTAAAATTTCTTCAGTCACAACGTCATTTGCTTTTACTAAACATTCGTTAAATAATGGAGCATTTATCGCTGAAGCAAAAAATTTACCTAAAACATCCTCTTTTATAATTGGAATATGTTTTATATTATACGTTTTTAGGAGCTTTATCGCTCTCTTATTAAAAGGCTTCCCTTTTTTTACTATTATTTCTCCTGTTTCGGTATCAATAATATCCTGAGTAGCTCTCTGTTCTTTTTTTAAAAAATCTGGATTAAAGTATTTAAAATAATTTTCACCTTCTATTATTATTTTTTCTTTTTCGTAAAAATAATTTAATAAATCTTCTTCTGTATAGCCTAATGCCTTAAACAAGATTGTAATTGGAAATTTACGCCTCCTATCTATTCTAATATAGACGATATCTTTCGGGTCAATTTCAATATCAATCCATGACCCCCTAACTGGAATAATCCTTGAGGTATACATAATTTTACCACTCGAATGAGTTTTTCCTTTATCATGATCAAAAAAAACCCCAGAAGAACGATGAAGTTGGCTAACTATAACTCTTTCGGTGCCATTAATAACAAAAGTACCTCTATAAGTCATAAGAGGAATAGTTCCAAAGTATATTTCTTGTTCTTTTATATCTCTAATGTTATAAGAACCTGTCTTTGAGTCATTATCGTAAACAACTAAACGTACTTTAATTGTAAGAGATATTTCATACGTCATGCCCCGGTGTATACATTCTTTTACAGAATGTTTAACCTCTCCAAAATGATACGATACAAATTCAAGAGAAGCTGTACCACTATAATCTTTTATTGGAAATACGGAATTGAATACAGCTTGCAAACCAATGTTCTCTCTTTTTTCAGGCAAAACATTCCTTTGAAGAAATCGGCTATAAGATTCTCTTTGCATCCCTATTAAATCAGGGATTTCAATAATCTTTTTTAATTTGCCAAAATTTTTTCTTATTCTATTCATTACCCAAGGACTTGAACTCATAATATCTCCATATATAAAAAAATTATGGGAATAAGCTTAACCTAAATTTTTTAAGTCCACTTATCCCCATAAAAAAATAATTTATTTTATTTCTACTTGAGCTCCGGCTTCCTCTAATTGAGCTTTTATTTTTTCGGCTTCTTCTTGTGGAAGACCTTCTTTTATTGCTTTAGGTGCTGCATCAACTACTTCTTTAGCTTCTTTTAATCCAAGTCCTGTAATAGCCTTAACCTCTTTAATAACCTGAATTTTTTTATCTCCTGCAGAAAGAAGAATAACGTCAAAAGAAGTTTTTTCATCAGGAGCGGCAGCTTCACTTGAAGCACCAGCTCCAGGAGCAAACATTACTGGAGCCGCTGCAGCGGAAACACCAAATTTAGTTTCTAATTCTTTTACAAATTCAGAAAGTTCAAGGACAGACATTTTTGCTATAAAATTGATAACATCCTCTTTAGTTATCTCAGACATCACTAATTTTCCTCCATATTATAAAACTGTTTATATTTATGCTTCTTCTTTTGCTTTTTTTATAGCTACAAGAACATTAATTAACCTTCTTGGTACATCATTTAAAGCCATAACCAAAGCAGTA
This window of the Desulfobacterales bacterium genome carries:
- the rpoB gene encoding DNA-directed RNA polymerase subunit beta; amino-acid sequence: MSSSPWVMNRIRKNFGKLKKIIEIPDLIGMQRESYSRFLQRNVLPEKRENIGLQAVFNSVFPIKDYSGTASLEFVSYHFGEVKHSVKECIHRGMTYEISLTIKVRLVVYDNDSKTGSYNIRDIKEQEIYFGTIPLMTYRGTFVINGTERVIVSQLHRSSGVFFDHDKGKTHSSGKIMYTSRIIPVRGSWIDIEIDPKDIVYIRIDRRRKFPITILFKALGYTEEDLLNYFYEKEKIIIEGENYFKYFNPDFLKKEQRATQDIIDTETGEIIVKKGKPFNKRAIKLLKTYNIKHIPIIKEDVLGKFFASAINAPLFNECLVKANDVVTEEILEKFKSLNINEFDILFIDEALTSDSIRKTLLVDKINTKIEALIDIYRRLRPGNPATHEIAQEYIDHLFFKTAYYDLSGVGRLKINHRLGIKGPLNVNTLRKEDILLTTKTLVELRDNQGTVDDIDHLGNRRVRAVGELLENQYRIGLVRMERAIKERMSLQEVEALMPHDLVNPKPVSAVVKEFFGTSQLSQFMDQTNPLSETTHKRRLSALGPGGLTRDRAGFEVRDVHPSHYGRICPIETPEGPNIGLIVSLSTYAKVNDFGFIETPYRVVDNIMVTNEVRTLSAFEEKEHPIAQANAPLDENAKFVNALVTCRVAGEFTMVKREDIELMDISPTQLTSVSASLIPFLENDDANRALMGSNMQRQAVPLMQCDAPLIGTGMESIVAKDSGVTIVAERDGVIVDVDASRIVVKNDVVNDKYDKLVSIYDLLKFVRSNQTTCINQRPIIKKGHRVRGGQIIADGPATDKGELALGKNVMVAFMPWEGYNFEDSILVSERLVRDSVFTSVHIEEFEIVARDTKLGKEEITRDIPNVGDESLKDLDESGIIRLGAEVRPGDILVGKITPKGETQLSPEEKLLRAIFGEKAGDVKDTSLRVPPGVEGIVIDAKVFTRRGVDKDERMKDIECLELRELKRNLDAELKIIEDVFREHIKILLVNIKIFSAIKTVKENIIPKGTIIDESLMNKMTMAQIESIIVEDPEVNKRHHELIEQYRIICKLTKEKYEEDRHRFDKGDDLPPGVIKMIKIYIAMKRILSVGDKMAGRHGNKGVVSRILPLEDMPYFEDGTPVEMVLNPLGVPSRMNVGQILEIHLGRAAKVLGDQINRLLEEREMESLKQKLKSIFGQSIDNEIQKMSDEEILQFSEYYKDGVYMATPVFDGAKEDEIKQLFNESNIDKSGQSVLYDGRTGEPFREKITVGMMYMLKLHHLVDDKMHARSIGPYSLVTQQPLGGKAQFGGQRLGEMEVWAMEAYGAAYTLQEFLTVKSDDMAGRTRMYEKIVKGQNILEPGIPESFKVLTKELQSLALDIKLIEGKE
- the rplL gene encoding 50S ribosomal protein L7/L12 — protein: MTKEDVINFIAKMSVLELSEFVKELETKFGVSAAAAPVMFAPGAGASSEAAAPDEKTSFDVILLSAGDKKIQVIKEVKAITGLGLKEAKEVVDAAPKAIKEGLPQEEAEKIKAQLEEAGAQVEIK